In Candidatus Zixiibacteriota bacterium, the following are encoded in one genomic region:
- the sdhC gene encoding succinate dehydrogenase, cytochrome b556 subunit, whose translation METSRKKVLESDTMTENKKYPNKLGLLGWLGGGKWGIERYLYTLHRITGLGILLYFMLHIFVTSSRVFGMEVWENWMGFFGSPLFKIGEFLVYIAFAFHAINGIRLILIELGFAVGKAEEPIYPYRSSLNKQRPLMVIAMIAAAVLIVVGGYQFFGLSH comes from the coding sequence ATGGAAACCAGTAGAAAGAAAGTATTAGAAAGTGATACTATGACAGAAAATAAAAAATATCCAAATAAGCTTGGGCTTTTAGGATGGCTTGGAGGCGGCAAATGGGGCATAGAACGATACCTATATACACTCCACCGTATAACAGGACTGGGAATATTATTATATTTTATGCTTCATATTTTTGTTACATCCTCTCGTGTTTTCGGTATGGAAGTTTGGGAAAACTGGATGGGTTTCTTTGGTTCGCCTTTATTTAAAATTGGGGAATTTCTGGTTTATATCGCTTTTGCCTTTCATGCAATTAATGGCATCAGGCTGATATTAATAGAACTGGGTTTCGCAGTTGGCAAGGCTGAGGAGCCTATATATCCATACCGATCATCTTTAAACAAACAACGGCCGCTGATGGTAATTGCGATGATAGCTGCAGCAGTTCTGATTGTGGTTGGCGGTTATCAATTTTTCGGGTTATCTCATTAA
- a CDS encoding succinate dehydrogenase iron-sulfur subunit yields MTTKNQNRKNIIFYIRRYNPEVDSKPYWQEFSVDVEPGMTVLDGLHQIQETQDATLSLRYSCRMGVCGSCGMLLNGRPSLACNTQILDIAAKKLTVASLPNFNIIKDLVPDLTPLFEKHTAIHPYIIQDDTDEMLNPSGELYQNPNELTEYLQFTYCIKCGLCMSACPTMATDPDYLGPQSLAQSYRYNKDTRDNGFNLRKEIVSGVNGAFRCHYAGECSNVCPKGVDPARAIQHMKRELVWDYLKLKKHQPKAHVLDKPKEAAREIEVPKPPPFTIKQ; encoded by the coding sequence ATGACTACAAAAAATCAAAACAGGAAAAATATAATCTTTTATATTCGCCGATATAATCCTGAAGTTGATAGCAAACCATATTGGCAGGAGTTTTCTGTTGATGTTGAACCGGGAATGACAGTTCTTGATGGCTTGCACCAAATCCAGGAGACACAAGATGCAACGCTTAGTTTGCGGTATTCTTGCCGAATGGGTGTTTGCGGTTCCTGCGGCATGCTGTTAAATGGGCGGCCATCCTTAGCATGCAACACTCAAATATTAGATATCGCAGCAAAAAAACTGACTGTAGCCTCGCTGCCAAATTTCAATATCATCAAAGACTTAGTTCCGGATCTTACGCCATTGTTTGAAAAACATACAGCAATACATCCTTATATTATACAAGATGATACTGACGAGATGTTAAACCCCTCAGGCGAACTATATCAGAATCCTAACGAACTTACTGAGTATCTTCAGTTTACATACTGCATTAAATGCGGGCTTTGTATGTCGGCTTGCCCAACAATGGCGACTGACCCTGATTATCTAGGGCCGCAATCATTAGCCCAGTCTTATCGCTATAATAAAGATACTCGCGATAATGGCTTTAACTTGCGGAAGGAAATAGTTAGCGGCGTTAATGGTGCGTTCAGATGTCATTATGCCGGTGAATGTTCGAATGTTTGTCCCAAAGGGGTTGATCCTGCCCGGGCGATTCAACATATGAAACGGGAATTGGTATGGGACTATCTTAAGCTTAAGAAACACCAACCAAAAGCCCATGTTTTAGACAAACCGAAAGAAGCTGCAAGGGAAATTGAAGTACCTAAGCCTCCGCCTTTTACAATTAAACAATAA